The following proteins are encoded in a genomic region of Pseudodesulfovibrio mercurii:
- a CDS encoding DUF922 domain-containing Zn-dependent protease, translating to MTKRLIAALALLLCLASPATADVVRTVSTEYYEVEGIKPAAIVLSIRRDSPANEGSKKYSANTRTDIRTTYDIEQVGDKCRIRNVVVHLHLTYLYPKLKHSVDFETRKWWMKLSRQLEIHERIHGDISTKAAYKISDTLQNLPPGDCYNFKGTVKVKARKIMEQMKQDQRDYDALTQHGLKQERNRGQYP from the coding sequence ATGACGAAACGACTGATAGCCGCCCTCGCCCTCCTCCTCTGCCTGGCCTCCCCGGCCACGGCCGACGTGGTGCGCACGGTGTCCACCGAATACTACGAGGTGGAGGGAATCAAGCCCGCGGCCATCGTCCTGAGCATACGGCGCGATTCCCCGGCCAACGAGGGGTCCAAGAAGTATTCAGCCAACACCCGCACGGACATCCGGACCACCTACGACATCGAACAGGTGGGCGACAAGTGCCGGATCAGGAACGTGGTCGTCCATCTCCACCTGACCTACCTCTATCCCAAGCTCAAGCACAGCGTGGACTTCGAGACCCGCAAGTGGTGGATGAAGCTCTCCCGCCAGCTCGAGATCCACGAGCGCATCCACGGCGACATCTCCACCAAGGCGGCCTACAAGATCAGCGACACCCTGCAAAACCTCCCGCCCGGCGACTGCTACAACTTCAAGGGCACGGTCAAGGTCAAGGCCCGCAAGATCATGGAGCAGATGAAGCAGGACCAGCGCGATTACGACGCCCTCACCCAGCACGGCCTCAAACAAGAACGAAACCGCGGGC
- a CDS encoding ABC transporter ATP-binding protein: MAQKPTLHHFTNRYLLKRSIGYFGAYKGRVALAVVSMVLLSPISPALAWIGKYVMDDVLIARNLNMLKLCIIAFLGLWLLRGLLMIGQAYTMQATGMLVLRDIRNELFKKIIRLPMPYFAESEIGMLMSRIIADVTAIRTSLPSVLMFVRQVFTLVALIATTIYLDPYLSLWALLVMPAAIYPFIYFGKKIRKYGRKTQAELSGVNVVLEECFSGIKVIKAFANEVREDIKFVKENGSLTRLLVRKILYNEGSSRAMDIVGALAGASVLWFGGMRVINGDMTPGDLMAFSLCVVQLYEPIKKLNTANNEIQGGLAGAERVFDILDSPSIQVEEEGKAVFDGNLRSLEFRGVRFTYPGCPAPAVNGVDLTIKAGQRVAIVGPSGSGKTTLVNLIPRFYQAQEGGVEINGVPLEDYTLASLRTHLGLVSQDTFLFNVSIAQNIAYAHDDYDMSDVQRAATAAYAHEFISEMPNGYETVVGEGGVKISGGQKQRLTIARAIMKDPALLILDEATSALDTESERVVQNALENLMRNRTSIVIAHRLSTILTADVIVVMENGRIVAQGRHEDLLTTCPLYDRLYQMQFEDTTSLEPACGLPE; encoded by the coding sequence CTCAGAAACCCACGCTGCACCATTTTACCAACCGCTATCTTCTCAAGCGCTCCATCGGCTACTTCGGCGCGTACAAGGGACGCGTCGCCCTGGCCGTGGTCTCCATGGTCCTCCTGAGCCCCATCTCCCCCGCCCTGGCCTGGATCGGGAAGTACGTCATGGACGACGTGCTCATCGCCAGAAACCTGAACATGCTCAAACTGTGCATCATCGCCTTCCTCGGCCTGTGGCTGCTCAGGGGGCTGCTCATGATCGGCCAGGCGTACACCATGCAGGCCACCGGCATGCTGGTCCTGCGCGACATCCGAAACGAACTGTTCAAAAAGATCATCCGGCTGCCCATGCCCTACTTCGCCGAGAGCGAAATCGGCATGCTCATGAGCCGGATCATCGCCGACGTGACCGCCATCCGCACCAGCCTGCCCAGCGTGCTCATGTTCGTCCGGCAGGTATTCACCCTGGTCGCCCTCATCGCCACGACCATCTACCTCGACCCCTACCTGTCCCTGTGGGCGCTGCTGGTCATGCCCGCCGCCATCTACCCGTTCATCTACTTCGGCAAGAAGATCCGCAAATACGGGCGCAAGACCCAGGCCGAACTGTCCGGGGTCAACGTGGTCCTGGAGGAATGCTTCTCCGGCATCAAGGTCATCAAGGCCTTTGCCAACGAAGTCCGGGAAGACATAAAATTCGTCAAGGAAAACGGTAGCCTGACACGACTGCTGGTGCGCAAGATACTCTACAACGAGGGGTCTTCGCGGGCCATGGACATCGTCGGCGCCCTGGCCGGCGCCTCGGTCCTGTGGTTCGGCGGCATGCGCGTCATCAACGGCGACATGACCCCCGGCGACCTGATGGCCTTTTCCCTGTGCGTGGTCCAGCTCTATGAACCGATCAAGAAACTGAACACCGCCAACAACGAGATCCAGGGCGGCCTTGCGGGTGCGGAACGCGTCTTCGACATCCTCGATTCCCCCTCCATCCAGGTGGAGGAGGAAGGCAAGGCCGTGTTCGACGGCAACCTGCGCAGCCTCGAATTCCGGGGCGTCCGCTTCACCTACCCCGGTTGCCCGGCCCCGGCCGTGAACGGGGTGGACCTGACCATCAAGGCCGGACAGCGCGTGGCCATCGTCGGCCCCAGCGGCTCGGGCAAGACCACCCTGGTCAACCTGATCCCCCGCTTCTACCAGGCCCAGGAGGGGGGCGTGGAGATCAACGGCGTCCCGCTCGAGGACTACACCCTGGCGAGCCTGCGCACACACCTGGGCCTGGTCTCCCAGGACACCTTCCTGTTCAACGTGTCCATCGCCCAGAACATCGCCTACGCCCATGACGACTACGATATGAGCGACGTGCAGCGCGCCGCCACGGCGGCCTACGCCCACGAGTTCATCAGCGAGATGCCGAACGGCTACGAGACCGTGGTCGGCGAAGGCGGAGTCAAGATTTCGGGCGGCCAGAAACAGCGCCTGACCATCGCCCGGGCGATCATGAAGGACCCGGCCCTGCTCATCCTGGACGAGGCCACCAGCGCGCTGGACACCGAATCCGAGCGGGTGGTCCAGAACGCCCTGGAAAACCTCATGCGCAACCGCACGTCCATCGTCATCGCCCACCGCCTCTCGACCATTCTGACCGCCGATGTTATCGTGGTCATGGAGAACGGACGCATCGTGGCCCAGGGCCGACATGAGGACCTGCTGACCACCTGCCCGCTCTACGACCGGCTGTACCAGATGCAGTTCGAAGACACGACGTCCCTGGAACCGGCCTGCGGATTGCCCGAATGA